A single region of the Nicotiana sylvestris chromosome 6, ASM39365v2, whole genome shotgun sequence genome encodes:
- the LOC138870573 gene encoding uncharacterized protein, whose translation MEVDMNIQELLVFGDSDFLVHQNEFADALATLSSMIQHLDKNYIDPILVRIYNQPAYCAHVEEEVDGKPWFHDIKEYLSKGEYPEHVNHIKKRTLRRLSNHFFHNRGNMYRRTPDLGLLRCVDAKESSKLLEDVHAGTCGAGQKMASFWPRRYSGQVTFG comes from the exons ATGgaagtcgacatgaacattcaggagttattGGTGttcggtgattcagattttctTGTGCACCAG aatgagtttgctgatgcattagccactttgtcatcaatgatacaacatctagataagaactatattgaccCTATTCTGGTAAGGATctataatcagccggcatattgtgctcatgtcgaggaagaagtcgatggaaaaccttggttccatgacatcaaggagtacctatcaaaagGTGAATACCCGGAGCATGTAAATCATATTAAAaaacgcacactccggagattgtcaaatcacttcttccacaacagagggaacatgtacagaagaaccccagatttgggtttgctaaggtgtgtcgatgcaaaggaatcttctaagctacttgaggatgtgcatgctgggacatGTGGCGCGGGACAAAAAATGGCTTCAttctggccaagaagatactcagggcaggttacttttggatga